Proteins co-encoded in one Brassica rapa cultivar Chiifu-401-42 chromosome A02, CAAS_Brap_v3.01, whole genome shotgun sequence genomic window:
- the LOC103854096 gene encoding cytosolic sulfotransferase 12 isoform X4: MSSSPSAVPDYLGDEDLTQETRDLISSLPREKGWLVSQMYQFQGRWHTQALLQGLMECQKRFEAKDSDIILVTNPKSGTTWLKALVFALINRHKFPVSSGDHPLLVTNPHLLVPFLEGVYYESPDFDFSKLSFPRLMNTHIPLLSLPETVKSSSCKIVYCCRNPKDMFVSLWHFGKKLAPEETADYPIEKAVEAFCLGKFIGGPFWDHVLEYWYASLENPNKVLFVTYEELKKQTGDTIKRIAEFLGCGFIEAEEVRGIVKLCSFESLSSLEANREGKLPNGVETKAFFRKGEVGGWRDTLSESLAEEIDRTMEEKFQGSGLKFSC; the protein is encoded by the exons ATGTCGTCATCACCATCAGCTGTTCCTGATTACTTGGGAGATGAAGATCTGACCCAAGAAACAAGAGATCTGATCTCCTCTCTTCCAAGGGAGAAAGGTTGGTTGGTGAGCCAAATGTATCAGTTTCAAGGACGTTGGCACACACAAGCTCTCTTACAAGGACTCATGGAGTGTCAAAAACGCTTTGAAGCCAAAGATTCCGACATTATCCTTGTCACCAATCCTAAATCAGGTACCACTTGGTTAAAAGCTCTTGTCTTTGCTCTCATTAACCGACACAAGTTTCCAGTTTCTTCTGGTGATCATCCTCTTCTGGTTACCAACCCGCACCTTCTCGTGCCCTTCTTGGAAGGAGTTTACTATGAGTCTCCAGATTTTGATTTTTCCAAGTTGTCTTTTCCAAGACTCATGAACACGCACATACCGCTTCTCTCCCTGCCAGAGACGGTTAAGAGCTCGTCTTGTAAGATTGTGTATTGTTGTAGGAAC CCTAAGGACATGTTTGTCTCCTTATGGCATTTTGGGAAGAAACTTGCTCCTGAAGAAACCGCCGATTATCCCATTGAAAAGGCGGTTGAAGCGTTTTGTCTAGGTAAGTTTATAGGTGGACCCTTTTGGGATCATGTGTTGGAGTATTGGTATGCGAGCCTCGAAAATCCGAACAAGGTCTTGTTTGTTACTTATgaagagctgaagaagcagACTGGAGATACGATCAAGAGAATAGCTGAGTTCTTGGGATGTGGTTTTATTGAAGCAGAAGAAGTGAGAGGGATTGTGAAGTTGTGTAGTTTTGAGAGCTTAAGTAGCCTGGAAGCTAATAGAGAAGGGAAGTTGCCAAATGGCGTGGAGACTAAAGCTTTCTTCAGAAAAGGAGAGGTTGGAGGATGGAGAGATACTTTGAGTGAGTCCTTGGCAGAGGAAATTGATAGAACCATGGAAGAGAAGTTTCAAGGTTCTGGTCTAAAATTTTCTTGTTGA
- the LOC103854096 gene encoding cytosolic sulfotransferase 12 isoform X3, whose translation MSSSPSAVPDYLGDEDLTQETRDLISSLPREKGWLVSQMYQFQGRWHTQALLQGLMECQKRFEAKDSDIILVTNPKSGTTWLKALVFALINRHKFPVSSGDHPLLVTNPHLLVPFLEGVYYESPDFDFSKLSFPRLMNTHIPLLSLPETVKSSSCKIVYCCRNPKDMFVSLWHFGKKLAPEETADYPIEKAVEAFCLGKFIGGPFWDHVLEYWYASLENPNKVLFVTYEELKKQTGDTIKRIAEFLGCGFIEAEEVRGIVKLCSFESLSSLEANREGKLPNGVETKAFFRKGEVGGWRDTLSESLAEEIDRTMEEKFQGSGLKFSC comes from the exons ATGTCGTCATCACCATCAGCTGTTCCTGATTACTTGGGAGATGAAGATCTGACCCAAGAAACAAGAGATCTGATCTCCTCTCTTCCAAGGGAGAAAGGTTGGTTGGTGAGCCAAATGTATCAGTTTCAAGGACGTTGGCACACACAAGCTCTCTTACAAGGACTCATGGAGTGTCAAAAACGCTTTGAAGCCAAAGATTCCGACATTATCCTTGTCACCAATCCTAAATCAGGTACCACTTGGTTAAAAGCTCTTGTCTTTGCTCTCATTAACCGACACAAGTTTCCAGTTTCTTCTGGTGATCATCCTCTTCTGGTTACCAACCCGCACCTTCTCGTGCCCTTCTTGGAAGGAGTTTACTATGAGTCTCCAGATTTTGATTTTTCCAAGTTGTCTTTTCCAAGACTCATGAACACGCACATACCGCTTCTCTCCCTGCCAGAGACGGTTAAGAGCTCGTCTTGTAAGATTGTGTATTGTTGTAGGAACCCTAAG GACATGTTTGTCTCCTTATGGCATTTTGGGAAGAAACTTGCTCCTGAAGAAACCGCCGATTATCCCATTGAAAAGGCGGTTGAAGCGTTTTGTCTAGGTAAGTTTATAGGTGGACCCTTTTGGGATCATGTGTTGGAGTATTGGTATGCGAGCCTCGAAAATCCGAACAAGGTCTTGTTTGTTACTTATgaagagctgaagaagcagACTGGAGATACGATCAAGAGAATAGCTGAGTTCTTGGGATGTGGTTTTATTGAAGCAGAAGAAGTGAGAGGGATTGTGAAGTTGTGTAGTTTTGAGAGCTTAAGTAGCCTGGAAGCTAATAGAGAAGGGAAGTTGCCAAATGGCGTGGAGACTAAAGCTTTCTTCAGAAAAGGAGAGGTTGGAGGATGGAGAGATACTTTGAGTGAGTCCTTGGCAGAGGAAATTGATAGAACCATGGAAGAGAAGTTTCAAGGTTCTGGTCTAAAATTTTCTTGTTGA
- the LOC103854096 gene encoding cytosolic sulfotransferase 12 isoform X5, giving the protein MSSSSSSYLRDEDLTQETRDLISSLPSEKGWLVSQMYQFQGRWHTQALLQGLLQCQKHFEAKDSDIILVTNPKSGTTWLKALVFALINRNQFPVSSGNHPLLVTNPHLLIPFLEGVYYESPNFDFSELPSPRLMNTHISLLSLPESVKSSSCKIVYCCRNPKDMFVSLWHFGKKLAPEETADYPIEKAVEAFCLGKFIGGPFWDHVLEYWYASLENPNKVLFVTYEELKKQTGDTIKRIAEFLGCGFIEAEEVRGIVKLCSFESLSSLEANREGKLPNGVETKAFFRKGEVGGWRDTLSESLAEEIDRTMEEKFQGSGLKFSC; this is encoded by the exons atgtcgtcatcatcatcatcttactTGAGAGATGAAGATCTGACACAAGAAACAAGAGATCTGATCTCTTCTCTTCCAAGCGAGAAAGGTTGGTTGGTGAGCCAAATGTATCAGTTTCAAGGACGTTGGCACACACAAGCCCTCTTACAAGGACTCTTGCAATGCCAAAAACACTTTGAGGCCAAAGATTCAGACATTATCCTCGTCACCAATCCTAAATCAGGTACCACTTGGTTAAAAGCTCTTGTCTTTGCTCTCATCAACCGAAACCAGTTTCCAGTTTCTTCTGGAAATCATCCTCTTCTTGTTACCAACCCGCACCTTCTCATACCCTTCTTGGAAGGAGTTTACTACGAGTCTCCAAATTTCGATTTCTCCGAGTTGCCTTCTCCAAGACTCATGAACACGCACATATCGCTTCTTTCCCTGCCCGAGTCCGTTAAGAGCTCGTCTTGTAAGATTGTGTACT GTTGTAGAAACCCTAAGGACATGTTTGTCTCCTTATGGCATTTTGGGAAGAAACTTGCTCCTGAAGAAACCGCCGATTATCCCATTGAAAAGGCGGTTGAAGCGTTTTGTCTAGGTAAGTTTATAGGTGGACCCTTTTGGGATCATGTGTTGGAGTATTGGTATGCGAGCCTCGAAAATCCGAACAAGGTCTTGTTTGTTACTTATgaagagctgaagaagcagACTGGAGATACGATCAAGAGAATAGCTGAGTTCTTGGGATGTGGTTTTATTGAAGCAGAAGAAGTGAGAGGGATTGTGAAGTTGTGTAGTTTTGAGAGCTTAAGTAGCCTGGAAGCTAATAGAGAAGGGAAGTTGCCAAATGGCGTGGAGACTAAAGCTTTCTTCAGAAAAGGAGAGGTTGGAGGATGGAGAGATACTTTGAGTGAGTCCTTGGCAGAGGAAATTGATAGAACCATGGAAGAGAAGTTTCAAGGTTCTGGTCTAAAATTTTCTTGTTGA
- the LOC103854096 gene encoding cytosolic sulfotransferase 12 isoform X2, with the protein MSSSPSAVPDYLGDEDLTQETRDLISSLPREKGWLVSQMYQFQGRWHTQALLQGLMECQKRFEAKDSDIILVTNPKSGTTWLKALVFALINRHKFPVSSGDHPLLVTNPHLLVPFLEGVYYESPDFDFSKLSFPRLMNTHIPLLSLPETVKSSSCKIVYCCRNPKDMFVSLWHFGKKLAPEETADYPIEKAVEAFCLGKFIGGPFWDHVLEYWYASLENPNKVLFVTYEELKKQTGDTIKRIAEFLGCGFIEAEEVRGIVKLCSFESLSSLEANREGKLPNGVETKAFFRKGEVGGWRDTLSESLAEEIDRTMEEKFQGSGLKFSC; encoded by the exons ATGTCGTCATCACCATCAGCTGTTCCTGATTACTTGGGAGATGAAGATCTGACCCAAGAAACAAGAGATCTGATCTCCTCTCTTCCAAGGGAGAAAGGTTGGTTGGTGAGCCAAATGTATCAGTTTCAAGGACGTTGGCACACACAAGCTCTCTTACAAGGACTCATGGAGTGTCAAAAACGCTTTGAAGCCAAAGATTCCGACATTATCCTTGTCACCAATCCTAAATCAGGTACCACTTGGTTAAAAGCTCTTGTCTTTGCTCTCATTAACCGACACAAGTTTCCAGTTTCTTCTGGTGATCATCCTCTTCTGGTTACCAACCCGCACCTTCTCGTGCCCTTCTTGGAAGGAGTTTACTATGAGTCTCCAGATTTTGATTTTTCCAAGTTGTCTTTTCCAAGACTCATGAACACGCACATACCGCTTCTCTCCCTGCCAGAGACGGTTAAGAGCTCGTCTTGTAAGATTGTGTATTGTTGTAGGAACCCTAAGGAC ATGTTTGTCTCCTTATGGCATTTTGGGAAGAAACTTGCTCCTGAAGAAACCGCCGATTATCCCATTGAAAAGGCGGTTGAAGCGTTTTGTCTAGGTAAGTTTATAGGTGGACCCTTTTGGGATCATGTGTTGGAGTATTGGTATGCGAGCCTCGAAAATCCGAACAAGGTCTTGTTTGTTACTTATgaagagctgaagaagcagACTGGAGATACGATCAAGAGAATAGCTGAGTTCTTGGGATGTGGTTTTATTGAAGCAGAAGAAGTGAGAGGGATTGTGAAGTTGTGTAGTTTTGAGAGCTTAAGTAGCCTGGAAGCTAATAGAGAAGGGAAGTTGCCAAATGGCGTGGAGACTAAAGCTTTCTTCAGAAAAGGAGAGGTTGGAGGATGGAGAGATACTTTGAGTGAGTCCTTGGCAGAGGAAATTGATAGAACCATGGAAGAGAAGTTTCAAGGTTCTGGTCTAAAATTTTCTTGTTGA
- the LOC103854096 gene encoding cytosolic sulfotransferase 12 isoform X1 → MSSSPSAVPDYLGDEDLTQETRDLISSLPREKGWLVSQMYQFQGRWHTQALLQGLMECQKRFEAKDSDIILVTNPKSGTTWLKALVFALINRHKFPVSSGDHPLLVTNPHLLVPFLEGVYYESPDFDFSKLSFPRLMNTHIPLLSLPETVKSSSCKIVYCCRNPKDMFVSLWHFGKKLAPEETADYPIEKAVEAFCQGKFIGGPFWDHVLEYWYASLENPNKVLFVTYEELKKQTGDTIKRIAEFLGCGFIGEEEVSGIVKLCSFESLSSLEVNREGKLPNGMETKAFFRKGDVGGWGDTLSESLAEKIDRTIEEKFQGSGLIFSR, encoded by the coding sequence ATGTCGTCATCACCATCAGCTGTTCCTGATTACTTGGGAGATGAAGATCTGACCCAAGAAACAAGAGATCTGATCTCCTCTCTTCCAAGGGAGAAAGGTTGGTTGGTGAGCCAAATGTATCAGTTTCAAGGACGTTGGCACACACAAGCTCTCTTACAAGGACTCATGGAGTGTCAAAAACGCTTTGAAGCCAAAGATTCCGACATTATCCTTGTCACCAATCCTAAATCAGGTACCACTTGGTTAAAAGCTCTTGTCTTTGCTCTCATTAACCGACACAAGTTTCCAGTTTCTTCTGGTGATCATCCTCTTCTGGTTACCAACCCGCACCTTCTCGTGCCCTTCTTGGAAGGAGTTTACTATGAGTCTCCAGATTTTGATTTTTCCAAGTTGTCTTTTCCAAGACTCATGAACACGCACATACCGCTTCTCTCCCTGCCAGAGACGGTTAAGAGCTCGTCTTGTAAGATTGTGTATTGTTGTAGGAACCCTAAGGACATGTTTGTCTCCTTATGGCATTTTGGGAAGAAACTTGCTCCTGAAGAAACCGCTGATTATCCCATTGAAAAGGCGGTTGAAGCGTTTTGTCAAGGTAAGTTTATAGGTGGACCCTTTTGGGATCATGTGTTGGAGTATTGGTATGCGAGCCTCGAAAATCCGAACAAGGTCTTGTTTGTTACTTATGAGGAGCTGAAGAAGCAGACTGGAGATACGATCAAGAGAATAGCTGAGTTCTTGGGATGTGGATTcattggagaagaagaagtgagtGGGATTGTGAAGTTGTGTAGTTTTGAGAGCTTAAGTAGTTTGGAAGTTAACAGAGAAGGGAAGTTGCCAAATGGAATGGAGACTAAAGCTTTCTTCAGAAAAGGAGATGTTGGAGGATGGGGAGATACTTTGAGTGAGTCCTTGGCAGAGAAAATAGATAGAACCATTGAAGAGAAGTTTCAAGGTTCTGGTCTAATATTTTCTCGTTGA
- the LOC103853926 gene encoding D-aminoacyl-tRNA deacylase isoform X4: MVLKTSSRNFIRFVHLHKQTQLSPQPLINATCRVPFSKLEMVTLIVATTYDPASINPAAALLAMPGWTTGPTLPPNIKSFTNQQTRLIQHDVSIVKEDDLDSRWEEATGEVVDEVIFLSRHTAASNRPALTVHPIGVLHLKEGESPPHGGKAGWAALPSPRIGPWLRLLKKMAEAHSLVPEFEIGSTDEYWKRQDAAQVIALLIWEGLGLGGGEAVGSWNSETGKRKVLLGIGGGHYAPRHVDVVLKDDIWVGHLLSG, from the exons ATGGTTTTGAAAACAAGCAGCCGAAACTTTATACGCTTCGTCCACTTGCACAAACAAACGCAACTCAGTCCCCAACCGCTTATAAACGCGACTTGTCGCGTTCCATTCTCAAAGCTAGAGATGGTGACACTGATCGTCGCCACCACCTACGACCCAGCGTCGATCAACCCCGCGGCGGCGCTTCTCGCCATGCCGGGATGGACCACCGGACCCACCTTACCGCCG AACATCAAGAGCTTCACCAACCAGCAAACGAGGCTGATTCAGCACGATGTGTCTATAGTGAAGGAAGACGATCTCGATTCACGGTGGGAGGAAGCAACCGGAGAGGTTGTAGATGAAGTCATCTTCCTCAGCCGTCACACCGCCGCCTCGAACCGTCCTGCTCTCACCGTTCACCCCATTG GAGTGCTTCACTTAAAGGAAGGAGAATCGCCGCCGCACGGAGGAAAGGCCGGGTGGGCGGCGTTGCCGAGCCCTAGGATTGGTCCATGGTTGCGTCTTTTGAAGAAAATGGCTGAAGCTCATAGCTTGGTTCCTGAGTTTGAG ATTG GTAGTACAGATGAATACTGGAAGAGACAAGACGCTGCTCAAGTTATTGCTCTT TTAATATGGGAAGGGCTTGGGCTTGGAGGCGGTGAAGCTGTGGGGAGCTGGAACAG TGAAACTGGAAAGAGGAAGGTTCTTTTAGGGATTGGAGGTGGACACTATGCTCCTCGTCACGTGGATGTAGTTTT GAAAGATGATATATGGGTAGGCCATTTGCTTTCTGGTTAA
- the LOC103853926 gene encoding D-aminoacyl-tRNA deacylase isoform X3 codes for MVLKTSSRNFIRFVHLHKQTQLSPQPLINATCRVPFSKLEMVTLIVATTYDPASINPAAALLAMPGWTTGPTLPPNIKSFTNQQTRLIQHDVSIVKEDDLDSRWEEATGEVVDEVIFLSRHTAASNRPALTVHPIGVLHLKEGESPPHGGKAGWAALPSPRIGPWLRLLKKMAEAHSLVPEFEITLEGTHHGPITNKPTMFLEIGSTDEYWKRQDAAQVIALLIWEGLGLGGGEAVGSWNSETGKRKVLLGIGGGHYAPRHVDVVLKDDIWVGHLLSG; via the exons ATGGTTTTGAAAACAAGCAGCCGAAACTTTATACGCTTCGTCCACTTGCACAAACAAACGCAACTCAGTCCCCAACCGCTTATAAACGCGACTTGTCGCGTTCCATTCTCAAAGCTAGAGATGGTGACACTGATCGTCGCCACCACCTACGACCCAGCGTCGATCAACCCCGCGGCGGCGCTTCTCGCCATGCCGGGATGGACCACCGGACCCACCTTACCGCCG AACATCAAGAGCTTCACCAACCAGCAAACGAGGCTGATTCAGCACGATGTGTCTATAGTGAAGGAAGACGATCTCGATTCACGGTGGGAGGAAGCAACCGGAGAGGTTGTAGATGAAGTCATCTTCCTCAGCCGTCACACCGCCGCCTCGAACCGTCCTGCTCTCACCGTTCACCCCATTG GAGTGCTTCACTTAAAGGAAGGAGAATCGCCGCCGCACGGAGGAAAGGCCGGGTGGGCGGCGTTGCCGAGCCCTAGGATTGGTCCATGGTTGCGTCTTTTGAAGAAAATGGCTGAAGCTCATAGCTTGGTTCCTGAGTTTGAG ATAACATTGGAAGGTACTCATCATGGACCTATAACTAATAAGCCAACCATGTTCTTGGAGATTG GTAGTACAGATGAATACTGGAAGAGACAAGACGCTGCTCAAGTTATTGCTCTT TTAATATGGGAAGGGCTTGGGCTTGGAGGCGGTGAAGCTGTGGGGAGCTGGAACAG TGAAACTGGAAAGAGGAAGGTTCTTTTAGGGATTGGAGGTGGACACTATGCTCCTCGTCACGTGGATGTAGTTTT GAAAGATGATATATGGGTAGGCCATTTGCTTTCTGGTTAA